One window of Kosakonia cowanii JCM 10956 = DSM 18146 genomic DNA carries:
- a CDS encoding MFS transporter, which yields MPLRSIQALCLLSFFMADVRDGLGPFLGIFLIHYHWSAEAIGYAMTAGGIAGLLATLPSGIVVDASARKRAIIAVAALLIMAGTLLLWFFPGSLMVYASQVATGISAAFIGPAMAGLTLGLVGQKRFAHQLGRNEAYNHGGNMLSALLAGVASWYWGIGAVFLLMLVMAFGALMAVLAIREKDIDHRVARGLNPEEALGEIPSLFTLLKIPALTITGLTLMLFHLSNAAQLPMLSMQVASGHNATLFNPGAYAAMTVVIAQGVMIPVALMVSRYAQRYGYEKLILIALIILPVRAMTAALWPSPWAAIPVQIFDGMSAGILGVAVPGFIASLLNGTGHVNAGQALVMLMQGFGAAISPSLAGTVATHYSWRTAFITLATIALTALLIWLGFAKKGSTQPLRE from the coding sequence ATGCCATTACGTTCGATTCAGGCGTTGTGTTTGCTCAGCTTCTTTATGGCGGATGTGCGGGATGGTCTTGGCCCCTTTCTGGGGATCTTCCTGATTCACTATCACTGGAGTGCGGAAGCGATCGGCTACGCGATGACCGCAGGCGGCATTGCCGGGCTTCTGGCGACGCTGCCCTCCGGGATTGTGGTGGATGCCTCGGCGCGCAAACGGGCGATTATCGCCGTGGCCGCGCTGTTGATCATGGCAGGTACGCTGCTGCTGTGGTTCTTCCCCGGTTCGTTAATGGTTTACGCAAGCCAGGTAGCAACGGGCATATCGGCGGCATTTATCGGCCCGGCAATGGCCGGTCTGACACTCGGCCTGGTGGGGCAGAAGCGCTTTGCTCATCAACTGGGGCGCAATGAAGCTTACAACCACGGCGGCAATATGCTCTCCGCGCTGCTGGCCGGTGTTGCCAGCTGGTACTGGGGCATCGGCGCGGTCTTCCTGCTGATGCTGGTGATGGCCTTTGGCGCGCTGATGGCGGTGCTCGCGATCCGCGAAAAAGATATCGATCACCGCGTCGCGCGTGGGCTGAATCCTGAAGAGGCCCTCGGCGAGATCCCCTCGCTCTTCACGCTGCTCAAAATCCCGGCGCTCACCATTACCGGGCTGACCCTGATGCTGTTTCATCTGTCGAATGCCGCACAGCTACCGATGCTGAGTATGCAGGTGGCGTCAGGCCATAACGCCACTCTGTTTAACCCTGGCGCGTATGCCGCAATGACGGTGGTGATAGCGCAGGGCGTAATGATCCCGGTGGCGCTGATGGTCTCGCGTTACGCCCAGCGATATGGCTATGAAAAACTGATTTTGATCGCGTTGATTATCCTGCCGGTTCGCGCAATGACCGCCGCGCTATGGCCCTCGCCGTGGGCGGCGATCCCGGTGCAGATTTTCGATGGAATGAGCGCCGGTATTCTCGGCGTGGCAGTGCCCGGCTTTATTGCTTCGCTGTTAAACGGCACGGGGCACGTCAATGCCGGGCAGGCGCTGGTGATGCTGATGCAGGGCTTTGGTGCCGCTATCAGTCCCTCGCTTGCGGGAACCGTGGCAACGCACTATTCGTGGCGCACGGCTTTTATCACGCTGGCGACCATTGCCCTGACGGCGCTGCTCATCTGGCTCGGCTTCGCCAAAAAAGGGTCAACGCAACCCCTTCGCGAGTGA
- a CDS encoding YrbL family protein gives MLILKENIGSGRHRRCYQHPFDSQKCVKTLYNPDDGGLKEVKRETRYYRKKSGSIQACQAIPNYYGKIQTNFGTGHVFDLVTDYDGKISKSLAFYLKNKRLSLPLLEEKLAELRSNLIEYGISTMTLKEYNVLVRKTAPQEYELVVIDNIGEAEFVPLSSYFRFLHRRKIDRSIKRFKQRIHKIINTVQAA, from the coding sequence ATGCTGATACTAAAAGAGAATATAGGTAGCGGCCGCCACCGCCGGTGTTACCAGCACCCGTTTGATAGTCAAAAATGTGTCAAAACCCTCTATAACCCCGATGACGGTGGGTTAAAAGAGGTGAAGCGCGAAACGCGCTACTACCGCAAAAAATCAGGCTCTATTCAGGCATGCCAGGCCATTCCCAACTACTACGGTAAAATCCAGACCAATTTTGGCACCGGCCATGTTTTTGATCTGGTCACCGATTACGATGGGAAAATTTCCAAAAGCCTGGCCTTCTACCTGAAGAACAAGCGTCTTTCTCTGCCTCTGCTTGAGGAAAAACTCGCTGAGTTGCGCAGCAATCTCATTGAGTACGGCATCTCGACAATGACGCTGAAAGAGTACAATGTGCTGGTGCGTAAAACCGCGCCGCAAGAGTATGAATTGGTCGTTATCGATAATATTGGCGAAGCTGAGTTTGTGCCGCTCTCATCTTATTTCCGCTTTCTTCATCGCCGGAAAATAGACAGGTCAATTAAGCGCTTCAAACAACGCATCCATAAGATTATCAATACCGTTCAGGCCGCCTGA
- a CDS encoding DinI family protein, whose amino-acid sequence MFVELVYDKRNVEGLPGAREIILTELTKRVHRIFPDADVRVKPMQANGLNSDASKSDREKLNRMLEEMFEEADMWMVQE is encoded by the coding sequence GTGTTTGTTGAACTGGTTTACGACAAGCGTAATGTTGAAGGTTTACCCGGCGCGCGCGAGATTATCCTCACTGAACTGACAAAGCGCGTACACCGCATCTTCCCGGACGCCGATGTGCGGGTAAAACCGATGCAGGCTAACGGCCTGAACAGCGATGCCAGTAAAAGCGACCGCGAAAAGCTGAACCGCATGCTGGAAGAGATGTTTGAAGAGGCGGATATGTGGATGGTTCAGGAGTAA
- a CDS encoding methyl-accepting chemotaxis protein, producing the protein MKINHLTIGQRLGLLATLLLLATLFMGIRGLAINAGALAQNKQIMATEGEVAQSIDTARNAQVQFKIQVQEWKNTLLRGTQNQETFVKYKNAFVEQSQKTQALLKTLSVMLPKIGVANNEVVKTIGLHAKLEREYLDALQHYDIADASSAQRVDHMVTGIDREPTKMIDTVVASTLQQAAHIRQQTEAHNNTLFEETRLMLTLVMAFTLIVGMLITWWLIRSITRPLAQAVSVARTVAAGDLQSSFVISGRDETAELMRAMQEMNRNLTRVVSGVRSGTETIAGASQQIASGSRELSARNEAQASAIEQTAASMEELTSVVKNNADNSRIASDITREATRVANQGGEVVERVVTTMSEINHLSTEISSIIGVIDSIAFQTNILALNAAVEAARAGTEGRGFAVVASEVRALAQRSATAAKEISELIQRSVNRIDEGNKLVKNAGSAMTEIMQSVERVSQLVDTISLASNEQSVGIDQVHVAITHMDAATQQNATLSQESSAAAHAMQQQAEQLVEMVRIFKLQRDPA; encoded by the coding sequence ATGAAAATTAACCATCTTACTATTGGGCAGCGTCTGGGTTTGTTGGCGACGTTACTGTTACTGGCAACGCTGTTTATGGGGATTCGCGGCCTCGCCATTAACGCTGGCGCACTCGCGCAAAACAAACAGATCATGGCAACCGAAGGCGAAGTTGCGCAGAGCATCGACACGGCGCGTAATGCGCAAGTGCAGTTCAAAATTCAGGTGCAGGAGTGGAAAAACACGCTGCTGCGCGGCACACAAAATCAGGAAACCTTCGTTAAATACAAAAACGCCTTTGTTGAACAGAGCCAGAAAACGCAGGCGCTGTTAAAAACCCTGAGCGTGATGCTTCCAAAGATTGGTGTCGCAAACAACGAGGTTGTCAAAACCATCGGCTTGCATGCAAAGCTCGAAAGAGAGTATCTGGATGCCTTGCAGCACTACGATATTGCTGATGCCAGCAGCGCACAGCGGGTCGACCATATGGTGACCGGTATCGATCGGGAACCGACCAAAATGATCGATACGGTGGTGGCGAGCACGCTGCAACAAGCGGCGCATATCCGCCAGCAGACCGAGGCGCACAATAACACCCTGTTTGAAGAGACGCGTCTGATGCTGACACTGGTGATGGCCTTTACGCTGATTGTCGGCATGTTGATCACCTGGTGGTTAATTCGCAGTATTACGCGCCCGCTGGCACAGGCAGTCTCCGTTGCCCGTACCGTCGCCGCGGGCGATCTGCAATCCTCCTTCGTCATTTCCGGGCGCGATGAAACTGCCGAGCTGATGCGCGCCATGCAGGAGATGAACCGGAACCTGACGCGCGTCGTCTCCGGGGTGCGCTCCGGCACTGAAACGATCGCTGGCGCCTCACAGCAGATTGCCAGCGGCAGCCGAGAGCTCTCCGCACGCAATGAAGCGCAGGCCAGCGCGATTGAACAAACCGCCGCCTCAATGGAAGAGCTGACATCGGTGGTGAAAAACAATGCCGATAATTCACGCATCGCCAGTGATATCACCCGTGAAGCCACGCGCGTGGCGAACCAGGGCGGCGAGGTCGTGGAGCGTGTCGTGACCACCATGAGCGAGATCAATCATCTCTCGACCGAGATCAGCAGCATTATCGGCGTGATCGATAGCATTGCGTTTCAGACCAATATCCTGGCGCTCAATGCGGCGGTAGAAGCGGCGCGCGCAGGAACCGAGGGGCGCGGTTTTGCCGTGGTGGCATCAGAAGTGCGCGCTCTCGCCCAGCGCTCTGCCACGGCGGCGAAAGAGATCAGCGAGCTGATTCAGCGTTCGGTGAATCGCATTGATGAAGGCAACAAACTGGTGAAAAATGCCGGCAGCGCAATGACCGAAATCATGCAGAGCGTTGAGCGTGTAAGCCAACTTGTCGATACCATTTCGCTGGCCAGCAACGAGCAGAGCGTCGGCATTGATCAGGTGCACGTCGCCATCACGCACATGGATGCCGCAACGCAGCAGAATGCCACGCTGTCACAAGAGTCCTCTGCCGCCGCACATGCTATGCAACAGCAGGCGGAACAGCTGGTGGAGATGGTTCGCATCTTCAAACTTCAGCGCGACCCGGCATAA
- a CDS encoding sensor domain-containing phosphodiesterase — MFTGLKKSESRQLAALDLLSKADAARDAALAEFARLASEVMGVSGCFITTFDDEFQYIKFVEKVPIEHDKIAIDRSMCQYTLADRQTIVCIDTRLDARFSHQPLVKSGDILFYASAPLIAKEGAVLGTLCVTHPELYEPDARQIASFERIAALATLYLESCYNIGLVDALTGLPNRPCLIKEMAHLKQNASGDYALIIFDCIDIPRAYELTRYLGVEALETLLRSFGPLLQMRLRLNKATTLYAFATGRFAVLTGRDAANRLAKRVAKVHAFQATIGSDININLSIHAGYVPFTPQNDNVQEVVRQAISALHEAIRENIPVLHFNPVLDEQRNTDFRLLYDLSQAIKTGDQLHMAYQPKVSLRTGKTEGVEALLRWTHPELGPISPAVIVTLAEKTTLMADITHWVIKTVIAQVKAWKAIGIDLPVSINATVSDFSRSGFADELAQHIIDAGLTPADIHIECLETEKVLESDAALRELNRLDALGFTILLDDFGAGYSNISYLRRIPIDMIKLDRSLVSQIATDDDSRIIARNVIMMLKELNYEVLAEGVEDLETARMLEEYGCDEAQGYLFARPLSAADVPAWLLDSKPWRLLAKIHADPRHHLEG; from the coding sequence ATGTTTACGGGCCTTAAAAAAAGTGAAAGCAGACAGCTGGCCGCGCTTGATTTATTGAGTAAGGCCGACGCGGCGCGCGATGCGGCGCTGGCGGAATTTGCGCGTCTGGCCAGTGAAGTGATGGGCGTATCAGGCTGCTTTATTACCACCTTTGATGATGAGTTTCAGTACATCAAATTCGTCGAAAAAGTGCCGATCGAGCATGACAAAATCGCCATCGATCGCAGCATGTGCCAGTATACGCTGGCCGACCGGCAGACGATTGTTTGTATCGATACCCGCCTCGACGCGCGCTTTTCCCATCAGCCGCTGGTCAAAAGCGGCGATATCCTCTTTTACGCCTCGGCGCCGCTGATCGCCAAAGAGGGAGCAGTGCTCGGCACGCTGTGCGTCACCCATCCTGAGCTCTACGAACCCGATGCTCGCCAAATCGCCAGTTTTGAGCGCATCGCCGCTCTCGCCACGCTCTACCTTGAATCCTGCTACAACATTGGTCTTGTCGATGCGCTGACCGGCCTGCCGAACCGCCCCTGCTTAATTAAAGAGATGGCGCACCTGAAGCAGAACGCGAGCGGTGATTATGCGCTGATCATCTTTGACTGTATTGATATTCCCCGTGCCTATGAATTGACCCGCTATCTCGGCGTTGAGGCGCTGGAGACGCTGCTGCGCAGCTTTGGACCGCTGTTGCAGATGCGCCTGCGGCTTAACAAGGCAACAACGCTTTATGCCTTCGCCACCGGACGTTTTGCGGTACTGACCGGGCGTGACGCGGCGAACAGGCTGGCTAAGCGGGTCGCAAAAGTGCACGCTTTCCAGGCGACCATTGGTAGCGATATTAATATCAATCTCTCTATTCACGCGGGTTATGTCCCCTTTACGCCGCAAAATGACAACGTGCAGGAGGTGGTGCGTCAGGCGATCAGCGCCCTGCATGAGGCGATCCGCGAGAATATCCCGGTATTGCACTTCAACCCGGTCCTTGATGAGCAGCGTAATACCGATTTCCGCCTGCTGTACGATCTCAGCCAGGCAATCAAAACGGGCGATCAGCTCCATATGGCTTATCAACCGAAAGTCTCTCTGCGTACGGGAAAGACCGAGGGCGTGGAGGCGCTGCTGCGCTGGACTCACCCCGAGCTTGGGCCAATCTCGCCGGCGGTGATCGTCACGCTGGCGGAAAAAACCACCCTGATGGCCGATATCACCCACTGGGTGATTAAAACGGTGATTGCCCAGGTCAAAGCGTGGAAGGCGATCGGCATCGATCTTCCCGTCTCTATTAACGCCACGGTGAGTGATTTCTCGCGCAGCGGTTTTGCCGATGAACTGGCGCAGCACATTATCGATGCCGGGCTTACACCTGCCGATATTCACATTGAGTGTCTGGAAACGGAAAAAGTGCTGGAGAGCGATGCCGCCCTGCGGGAGCTTAACCGGCTTGATGCGCTTGGTTTTACCATCCTGCTTGATGACTTTGGCGCAGGCTACAGCAATATCAGCTACCTGCGACGCATCCCGATTGACATGATCAAACTCGACCGCTCGCTGGTCAGCCAGATTGCCACCGATGACGACAGCCGCATCATTGCGCGAAATGTGATCATGATGCTTAAAGAGTTGAACTACGAGGTGCTGGCGGAAGGGGTGGAAGATCTGGAAACCGCGCGCATGCTCGAAGAGTATGGCTGCGATGAAGCGCAAGGTTATCTTTTTGCCCGCCCGTTATCGGCGGCGGATGTTCCCGCCTGGCTGCTGGACAGCAAACCCTGGCGCCTGCTGGCGAAGATCCATGCCGATCCCAGACACCATTTGGAAGGTTAA
- the yoaJ gene encoding protein YoaJ, whose translation MKKTTIIMLIVAIIAVVGTQLGWWK comes from the coding sequence ATGAAAAAGACCACCATCATTATGTTGATCGTCGCGATTATCGCCGTGGTCGGCACTCAGCTTGGCTGGTGGAAATAG
- a CDS encoding sensor domain-containing diguanylate cyclase, with translation MSDFILARVSETLAKDHSLESLVRQFLEMLEMVTDMESTYLTKISDDPRQQHIVYSRNSKQLEIPEGFSLPFGDSLCKRALDDNCLFANDVATRWRDCEAAQALGITTYLSQPVQLADGSLYGTLCAASNQKKMLSARGEQVLRLFAGLIAQYIEKEYLVDQLREANAALIAHSYTDVLTGLPNRRALFESLQTLFSLARHLNIHVIIAFIDLDNFKGINDQFGHEAGDRFLIEVGNRLTQDRGKDDIIGRLGGDEFLLACPGGPLHQPQGMLLSALKTRLDKQIAGEYQLGDVHLYYPGASVGVIEINPEQYDADSALRAADEVMYRVKKNKSKKAFQQLN, from the coding sequence ATGTCCGATTTCATTCTCGCCCGGGTATCGGAAACCCTGGCGAAAGATCACTCGCTGGAAAGCTTAGTCCGCCAGTTTCTGGAAATGCTGGAGATGGTGACCGATATGGAATCGACCTATCTGACCAAAATCAGCGACGACCCCCGCCAGCAGCACATTGTCTACTCCCGTAACAGCAAGCAGCTTGAAATCCCTGAAGGCTTCTCCCTCCCCTTTGGCGACAGCCTGTGTAAACGCGCGCTGGATGATAACTGCCTGTTTGCCAATGATGTGGCAACCCGCTGGCGCGATTGCGAAGCCGCCCAGGCGCTGGGGATCACCACCTATCTCAGCCAGCCGGTGCAGCTGGCAGACGGTTCGCTCTATGGCACGCTGTGTGCGGCCAGCAATCAGAAAAAGATGCTCAGCGCGCGTGGCGAGCAGGTGCTGCGCCTGTTTGCCGGCCTGATCGCGCAATATATTGAAAAAGAGTATCTGGTTGACCAGCTGCGCGAAGCCAACGCCGCGCTGATCGCCCACTCCTATACCGATGTGTTGACCGGCCTGCCGAATCGCCGCGCGCTCTTTGAGTCGCTGCAGACGCTCTTCTCACTCGCCCGTCATCTCAACATTCACGTCATTATCGCCTTTATCGATCTCGATAATTTCAAAGGGATTAACGACCAGTTTGGCCATGAGGCCGGCGATCGCTTCCTGATTGAGGTAGGCAATCGCCTGACACAGGATCGCGGGAAAGATGACATTATTGGGCGTCTCGGCGGCGATGAGTTTTTACTCGCCTGCCCCGGCGGCCCGCTCCACCAGCCGCAGGGCATGCTGCTCAGTGCGCTAAAAACGCGCCTCGATAAGCAGATTGCCGGTGAATATCAACTCGGTGATGTTCATCTTTATTACCCCGGTGCCAGCGTCGGCGTGATTGAAATTAACCCTGAGCAGTACGATGCGGATAGCGCCCTGCGCGCGGCCGATGAAGTAATGTATCGGGTGAAGAAGAATAAAAGCAAAAAAGCGTTCCAGCAGCTCAATTAA
- a CDS encoding DUF333 domain-containing protein yields the protein MRYGLLVLPLLVSACTSSPAQKPDHPQVGMANPAAVYCQQRGGERVPVQSPQGVRTECKLPGGEVIDEWALWRRDHPTPGS from the coding sequence ATGCGTTATGGGTTACTGGTTTTACCGCTGCTGGTCTCTGCCTGCACCTCATCACCTGCTCAAAAACCGGATCATCCGCAGGTCGGCATGGCCAACCCAGCGGCAGTCTACTGCCAGCAGCGCGGCGGCGAGCGCGTGCCGGTGCAGAGCCCGCAGGGTGTGCGCACCGAGTGCAAACTGCCGGGCGGCGAGGTGATCGACGAGTGGGCGCTGTGGCGTCGCGATCATCCGACACCGGGATCGTGA
- a CDS encoding DUF488 domain-containing protein, with translation MIQCKRVYDAASKEDGYRVLVDRLWPRGIKKVDLAYDEWCKTLAPSTELRKAFHGEEIDFATFKKSYREELEAQKEAGEQLAARGKNGTVTLLYAAKERDQNHAVVLAEWLRTLR, from the coding sequence ATGATCCAGTGTAAACGTGTTTACGACGCTGCCAGTAAAGAGGATGGCTACCGGGTGCTGGTCGACAGGCTCTGGCCGCGCGGCATAAAGAAAGTCGATCTGGCTTATGACGAGTGGTGCAAAACGCTGGCGCCGTCAACGGAGCTGCGTAAAGCGTTTCACGGCGAAGAAATCGATTTTGCCACCTTTAAGAAGAGCTACCGGGAAGAGCTTGAGGCGCAAAAAGAGGCCGGAGAACAGCTGGCGGCGCGGGGGAAAAACGGCACCGTCACGCTGTTATATGCGGCAAAAGAGAGGGATCAGAACCACGCCGTCGTTCTGGCGGAGTGGCTACGCACGCTGCGTTAG
- a CDS encoding CTP synthase, with protein sequence MNHIPPKKTLRIALIGDYNHDTVAHQAIPLAIDDAAAVLEITADYDWLATREIDNPEDLVGYDAIWVVPGSPYENAAGAFIAIKYARENAIPFLGTCGGFQHAVIEYARNVLGWEDAAHAETETAGQMVITPLTCALVDQTAAIELRPNTLIARAYGRNEIDEAYRCSFGVSPEFASELERGDLRVTGWDEEGEVRAVELITHPFFVATLFQHERGALEGRPVPLVHAMLRAAGE encoded by the coding sequence ATGAACCACATTCCGCCTAAAAAGACACTGCGCATTGCGCTGATCGGCGACTATAACCACGACACTGTTGCGCATCAGGCGATCCCGCTTGCCATTGATGATGCCGCGGCTGTTCTTGAGATCACCGCTGATTATGACTGGCTGGCAACCCGCGAGATCGACAATCCTGAAGATCTGGTCGGTTATGACGCCATCTGGGTCGTGCCAGGCAGCCCGTATGAGAATGCAGCAGGGGCATTTATCGCCATCAAATATGCGCGTGAAAACGCCATTCCCTTTCTCGGCACCTGCGGCGGTTTCCAGCATGCGGTGATCGAGTACGCCCGCAATGTGCTGGGCTGGGAGGATGCCGCCCATGCTGAAACCGAAACCGCAGGGCAGATGGTGATTACGCCGTTGACCTGTGCGCTGGTGGATCAAACCGCTGCCATTGAGTTAAGACCCAATACGCTGATTGCCCGTGCCTATGGGCGCAATGAGATTGATGAAGCCTACCGCTGTAGTTTTGGCGTCTCCCCGGAGTTTGCCAGCGAGCTGGAGCGTGGCGATCTGCGGGTGACCGGCTGGGATGAAGAGGGTGAGGTGCGGGCGGTAGAGCTTATTACCCATCCGTTCTTTGTCGCCACGCTGTTCCAGCACGAGCGCGGCGCGCTGGAAGGTCGCCCGGTGCCGCTGGTGCATGCGATGCTGCGCGCCGCAGGCGAATAA